One Alkalicoccus halolimnae DNA segment encodes these proteins:
- the dprA gene encoding DNA-processing protein DprA — translation MKIPGNLNERILHIHYHAAGDSRFLRICLQMDSTLKMFFEHSPGELAGYFPRKREFAQRTFQSVQRTSCQAVIKSLEERLITPVIFTEDRYPPDLLHLHVPPAVLYCRGRTGLLPNHGRTLSVVGTRFPSSKLKSELDSILIPLIKHEICLVSGMALGVDSFAHETAAAGKGTTIAVLAYGFDHTYPKSKQTLKKQLESEQLVVSEYPPYIKPEKFRFPERNRIISALGEAVLVAEAKKRSGSLITAEITLELGKDVYAMPGRLSDTLSEGTNRLIQDGAKLILTADDILEEYQRLVIN, via the coding sequence ATGAAAATACCTGGTAATTTAAATGAAAGAATTCTTCATATTCATTACCACGCTGCAGGAGACAGCCGTTTTTTAAGAATCTGTCTTCAAATGGACTCGACCCTTAAAATGTTTTTTGAACATTCACCAGGTGAGCTGGCTGGTTATTTTCCGAGAAAAAGGGAGTTTGCTCAAAGAACGTTTCAATCAGTGCAGAGAACTTCCTGCCAGGCTGTTATAAAAAGTTTGGAAGAGCGTTTAATTACGCCGGTTATTTTTACAGAAGATCGATATCCGCCTGATCTTCTTCATCTTCACGTACCCCCTGCCGTGCTTTACTGTCGAGGGAGAACCGGACTTCTGCCAAACCATGGACGAACTTTAAGCGTAGTGGGAACGAGGTTCCCGTCTTCCAAACTGAAATCTGAACTTGATTCGATTCTTATTCCTCTCATAAAGCATGAAATATGTCTGGTAAGCGGGATGGCTCTAGGAGTGGATTCATTTGCTCATGAAACAGCAGCAGCCGGCAAAGGGACTACAATTGCTGTGCTGGCTTACGGATTTGATCATACGTATCCTAAAAGTAAGCAGACATTAAAAAAGCAGCTGGAGTCCGAACAGCTGGTTGTTTCCGAGTATCCTCCCTATATAAAACCGGAAAAGTTCAGGTTTCCGGAAAGGAATAGAATTATAAGCGCTCTGGGGGAGGCAGTATTGGTAGCTGAAGCAAAAAAGCGAAGCGGTTCACTGATTACTGCTGAGATCACTTTGGAGCTTGGAAAAGATGTATATGCCATGCCGGGAAGGCTTTCGGACACTCTATCTGAAGGAACAAACCGGTTAATCCAGGACGGAGCGAAACTAATATTAACGGCAGATGATATCCTCGAAGAATATCAAAGGCTGGTGATAAATTGA
- the sucD gene encoding succinate--CoA ligase subunit alpha, producing the protein MSILLNKDTKVIVQGITGATGLFHTKQAVEYGTKIVGGVTPGKGGTEIEGIPVFNTVEEAVHETGANASVIYVPPPFAADAIMEASDAGIEVVITITEGIPVIDMIKVKRFLEDKKTRLIGPNCPGVITPDECKVGIMPGYIHKKGHVGVVSRSGTLTYEAVHQLSTEGIGQSTAVGIGGDPVNGTSFIDVLKLFNEDPDTYAVIMIGEIGGTAEEEAAEWIKENMTKPVVGFIGGKTAPPGKRMGHAGAIISGGKGTADEKIKTLNEAGVQVADTPAVMGETLISVLKEKNIYDKCVTHAVN; encoded by the coding sequence ATGAGTATCTTACTTAATAAGGACACAAAAGTGATCGTACAGGGGATCACCGGTGCCACAGGACTTTTTCATACGAAACAGGCTGTGGAGTACGGCACGAAAATTGTCGGCGGTGTAACACCTGGAAAAGGCGGCACAGAAATAGAAGGCATTCCGGTATTTAATACCGTAGAAGAAGCGGTTCATGAAACAGGAGCCAATGCCTCTGTAATTTATGTTCCACCTCCGTTCGCAGCTGATGCTATTATGGAAGCTTCAGATGCAGGGATCGAGGTTGTTATCACGATCACTGAAGGAATTCCGGTTATCGATATGATTAAGGTGAAGCGTTTTCTTGAAGATAAAAAGACGCGTCTTATTGGACCAAACTGTCCGGGTGTCATTACTCCGGATGAGTGTAAGGTCGGTATAATGCCGGGTTATATTCACAAAAAAGGCCATGTAGGCGTTGTTTCCCGCTCAGGAACTCTTACGTATGAGGCTGTTCACCAGCTTTCTACAGAAGGCATCGGCCAGTCTACTGCGGTAGGTATTGGTGGAGATCCGGTAAACGGAACGAGCTTCATTGACGTATTAAAGCTGTTTAATGAAGACCCTGATACGTATGCGGTAATTATGATCGGTGAAATCGGCGGAACGGCCGAAGAAGAAGCAGCTGAATGGATTAAGGAAAATATGACCAAGCCGGTAGTTGGTTTCATTGGTGGTAAAACAGCACCTCCAGGAAAGCGTATGGGACACGCTGGTGCGATCATTTCCGGTGGTAAAGGAACAGCAGACGAAAAGATTAAAACGCTCAATGAAGCAGGTGTCCAGGTTGCTGACACTCCTGCTGTTATGGGAGAAACTCTTATCTCTGTCCTTAAAGAAAAAAATATTTATGATAAGTGTGTCACACACGCAGTTAATTAA
- the hslU gene encoding ATP-dependent protease ATPase subunit HslU, protein MDSSLTPVQIVDRLDQTIVGQRQAKRSVAVALRNRYRRSQLEDNIKEEITPKNILMIGPTGVGKTEIARRLAKLVGAPFIKVEATKFTEVGYVGRDVESMIRDLVETSVRLVKEEKVEQVKGKAASAAENKLVDYLHPKKRSEKKNSASYRNPLEMFFQNQQDDDEEEEEAEAETSQQDESYRQTRRRIQEQLKNGEMENVEVTITVEEQGKSFTDMFQGGGMEQMGMNMQEMFGGMMPKQQNERRLPVKEARKIITDQEAQKLINMEEVSQIAVQRAEQLGIIFIDEIDKVAGKSQQSADVSREGVQRDILPIIEGSTVVTKYGSVKTDHMLFIGAGAFHFSKPSDLIPELQGRLPIRVELDSLGVEDFVNILTQPKYALLKQYEAMLAIEGIKLSFDQEAVRKIAEIAAEVNNNTENIGARRLHTILEKLLEDLSFEATEITMETIVITPDYVDEKLANIAKNRDVSQYIL, encoded by the coding sequence ATGGACAGTTCACTGACACCAGTTCAGATAGTAGATCGTCTGGATCAGACAATAGTGGGACAGAGGCAGGCAAAGAGATCTGTAGCGGTAGCTCTTCGGAATCGTTACCGGCGCAGTCAGCTTGAAGATAACATAAAAGAAGAAATTACTCCGAAAAACATCCTGATGATCGGTCCGACGGGAGTAGGGAAAACAGAAATAGCCCGCAGGCTGGCTAAGCTGGTAGGAGCTCCGTTTATAAAAGTGGAAGCAACTAAATTTACGGAAGTCGGTTATGTCGGGCGGGACGTGGAATCTATGATCCGGGATCTTGTAGAAACGTCTGTAAGACTTGTTAAAGAGGAAAAAGTGGAACAGGTGAAGGGGAAAGCTGCCTCAGCTGCTGAAAATAAACTGGTAGACTACCTGCACCCGAAAAAACGCTCTGAAAAGAAAAATTCAGCAAGTTACAGAAATCCTCTGGAAATGTTTTTTCAAAATCAGCAGGACGACGACGAAGAAGAAGAGGAAGCAGAAGCAGAAACTTCCCAGCAGGATGAATCATATCGTCAGACACGGCGCAGAATACAGGAGCAGCTGAAAAATGGCGAAATGGAAAACGTGGAAGTAACAATCACTGTAGAGGAACAAGGGAAATCATTTACTGATATGTTTCAGGGCGGCGGCATGGAACAGATGGGAATGAACATGCAGGAAATGTTCGGCGGCATGATGCCTAAACAGCAGAACGAGCGGAGACTTCCTGTGAAAGAAGCGAGAAAAATCATAACTGATCAAGAAGCGCAGAAATTGATCAATATGGAGGAAGTTTCCCAGATTGCCGTGCAGCGAGCGGAACAGCTTGGTATTATCTTTATCGACGAAATTGATAAAGTGGCCGGGAAAAGCCAACAGTCTGCTGATGTGTCACGTGAAGGTGTCCAAAGAGACATCCTTCCAATCATTGAAGGTTCAACAGTGGTTACGAAGTACGGCTCGGTTAAGACCGATCACATGCTTTTCATCGGCGCAGGAGCTTTTCATTTTTCCAAGCCTTCCGACCTTATTCCTGAACTGCAGGGCAGGCTGCCTATAAGGGTGGAGCTTGATTCCCTCGGTGTGGAAGACTTCGTTAATATTCTTACTCAGCCAAAATATGCTCTTCTGAAGCAGTATGAAGCTATGCTGGCTATAGAAGGAATAAAACTCTCCTTTGACCAGGAAGCTGTCAGAAAGATTGCAGAAATAGCAGCTGAAGTAAACAACAATACAGAAAATATAGGAGCCAGAAGACTTCATACCATTCTGGAAAAATTATTGGAGGATTTGTCGTTTGAAGCTACAGAAATTACGATGGAGACTATCGTAATTACTCCGGATTATGTAGACGAAAAATTAGCAAATATAGCAAAAAATCGAGACGTCAGTCAGTACATTTTATAA
- the hslV gene encoding ATP-dependent protease subunit HslV: MESIRGTTIFAVRHNGQSAMAGDGQVTFGNAVVMKHSARKVRTLYRGKVTAGFAGSVADAFTLYEKFETKLEEYSGNLQRAAVELAKEWRSDRVLRRLEAMLIVMDAETMYLIAGTGEVIEPDDGIIAIGSGGNYALAAGRAMKKHASHMSAAEIAEASLETAADLCVYTNHHITVEKLG; the protein is encoded by the coding sequence TTGGAATCAATCCGTGGAACAACGATATTTGCAGTTCGGCATAATGGTCAGTCTGCCATGGCGGGAGACGGCCAGGTTACTTTCGGAAATGCCGTAGTGATGAAACATTCAGCCCGTAAAGTCCGCACATTATACCGCGGAAAAGTGACTGCCGGTTTCGCAGGATCTGTAGCCGATGCATTCACTCTATATGAAAAGTTTGAAACGAAGCTGGAAGAGTACAGTGGAAATTTACAGAGAGCAGCAGTAGAACTGGCAAAGGAATGGCGGAGCGACCGTGTTCTCCGCCGGCTTGAGGCAATGCTTATAGTAATGGATGCTGAAACAATGTATTTAATAGCAGGAACCGGAGAGGTCATTGAACCGGATGATGGAATTATCGCAATCGGTTCAGGAGGGAATTATGCCCTTGCGGCAGGAAGAGCGATGAAAAAGCACGCTTCTCATATGTCAGCTGCCGAAATCGCAGAGGCCAGTTTGGAAACTGCCGCTGATCTGTGTGTATATACGAATCATCACATTACAGTCGAAAAACTTGGTTAA
- the sucC gene encoding ADP-forming succinate--CoA ligase subunit beta: MNIHEYQGKEILKSYGVAVPNGRVAYTRQEAVDAAKSLGTDVTVVKAQIHAGGRGNAGGVKIAKNLDEVRTYAEEILGKTLVTHQTGPEGKEVKRLLIEEGCDIKDEYYVGLVVDRATSRIVMMASEEGGTEIEEVAANTPEKIFKEVIDPVTGLMPYQARRLAFNINIPKELVGKTVKFMMSLYKAFEEKDCSIAEINPLVTTGEGNVMALDAKLNFDSNALYRQKDVLELRDLDEEDEKEIEASKYDLSYISLDGNIGCMVNGAGLAMATMDIIKYHNGDPANFLDVGGGATAEKVTEAFKIILSDKSVKGIYVNIFGGIMKCDIIADGIVEATKQMGLELPLVVRLEGTNVELGKKILDESGLNITSADSMADGAEKIVQAVN; encoded by the coding sequence ATGAATATCCATGAGTATCAAGGTAAAGAAATATTGAAGAGCTATGGTGTGGCTGTTCCTAACGGAAGAGTTGCCTACACGCGTCAGGAAGCGGTAGATGCAGCGAAATCTTTAGGTACAGATGTAACCGTTGTCAAGGCTCAGATCCACGCAGGTGGCCGCGGAAACGCCGGCGGTGTTAAAATCGCCAAAAATCTGGACGAAGTCCGTACATACGCGGAGGAGATTCTTGGCAAGACTCTCGTAACGCATCAAACCGGTCCAGAAGGAAAAGAAGTAAAGCGCCTTCTCATTGAAGAAGGATGCGATATTAAAGATGAGTACTATGTGGGACTCGTTGTAGACCGAGCCACTTCCCGCATCGTTATGATGGCTTCTGAGGAAGGCGGTACAGAAATCGAAGAAGTTGCCGCAAATACGCCGGAAAAGATCTTTAAAGAAGTAATCGATCCGGTAACCGGACTTATGCCTTATCAGGCCCGCCGTCTGGCGTTCAACATTAACATCCCTAAAGAACTCGTCGGAAAAACAGTGAAGTTTATGATGAGTCTTTACAAAGCATTTGAAGAAAAAGACTGTTCCATTGCTGAAATTAATCCGCTTGTTACGACGGGAGAAGGTAATGTAATGGCACTGGACGCAAAGCTGAATTTTGATTCCAATGCTTTGTATCGTCAGAAAGATGTACTGGAGCTGCGTGACCTTGACGAAGAAGATGAAAAGGAAATCGAAGCGTCCAAATACGACCTCAGCTACATTTCCCTCGATGGGAATATCGGCTGTATGGTTAACGGAGCAGGTCTCGCTATGGCTACAATGGACATCATTAAGTACCATAACGGTGATCCGGCGAACTTCCTTGACGTCGGGGGCGGTGCGACAGCTGAAAAAGTAACGGAAGCATTTAAGATTATTCTTTCAGATAAGTCGGTCAAAGGTATTTATGTAAATATTTTTGGTGGTATTATGAAGTGCGATATTATTGCAGATGGTATCGTGGAGGCAACGAAACAAATGGGACTTGAGCTTCCTTTGGTTGTTCGCCTTGAAGGAACAAATGTAGAACTCGGAAAGAAAATTCTGGATGAATCCGGCCTGAACATTACTTCTGCAGATTCTATGGCGGATGGCGCAGAAAAAATTGTGCAGGCAGTGAACTAG
- the rpsB gene encoding 30S ribosomal protein S2, translating into MAVISMKQLLEAGVHFGHQTRRWNPKMDRYIFTERNGIYIIDLQKTVKKVEEAFNFVRDLAGQGGTVLFVGTKKQAQDSVKEEAERAGMYFINQRWLGGTLTNFETIRKRIARLKQLEIMQEDGTFEVLPKKEVVILNKEMDRLEKFLGGIKDMDKLPDALFIIDPRKERIAVAEAHKLNIPIVGIVDTNCDPDEIDYVIPGNDDAIRAVRLLTAKMADAIIEANQGEETTA; encoded by the coding sequence ATGGCAGTGATTTCCATGAAACAGCTTTTAGAAGCTGGGGTACACTTTGGACATCAGACTCGTCGTTGGAATCCAAAGATGGATCGCTACATTTTCACAGAAAGAAACGGTATTTATATTATTGACCTGCAGAAGACGGTCAAAAAAGTTGAGGAAGCATTTAATTTCGTTCGCGACCTTGCTGGACAGGGTGGAACAGTACTTTTCGTCGGCACTAAAAAGCAGGCTCAGGATTCAGTGAAAGAAGAAGCTGAACGTGCTGGAATGTACTTTATCAACCAGCGGTGGCTGGGTGGAACGCTTACAAACTTTGAAACAATCCGCAAGCGTATCGCTCGTTTGAAGCAGCTTGAAATTATGCAGGAAGACGGTACATTTGAAGTTCTTCCTAAGAAAGAAGTTGTCATTCTTAACAAAGAAATGGATCGTCTTGAGAAATTCCTCGGCGGTATCAAAGACATGGACAAACTTCCGGATGCACTATTTATCATCGATCCCCGCAAAGAGCGGATCGCTGTTGCTGAAGCGCATAAGCTCAACATTCCAATCGTTGGAATTGTAGACACAAACTGTGACCCTGACGAAATCGATTATGTTATTCCAGGTAACGATGACGCCATTCGTGCGGTTCGTCTGTTAACTGCTAAAATGGCTGATGCGATTATTGAAGCTAATCAAGGGGAAGAAACTACAGCATAA
- the tsf gene encoding translation elongation factor Ts: MAISAKQVKELREKTGAGMMDCKKALSATEGDMDKAIDFLREKGIAKAAKKADRVAAEGLAHIVQEDNRAVIVEINSETDFVSKNEGFITMVDTVAKHVLANNPATVEEALAQNFAGEQETLQDYINSQIATIGEKISLRRFEIVELADNENAGAYIHMGGRIGVLAVLEGADQETAKDIAMHVAAINPKYVSRDAVSKEETDREREVLKQQAMNEGKPESIVEKMVEGRLGKFFEDICLNEQAFVKDGDQKVGKFVESKGGNVKTFYRYEVGEGMEKREDNFAEEVMSQVKK; this comes from the coding sequence ATGGCTATTTCAGCTAAACAAGTAAAAGAACTTCGTGAAAAAACAGGAGCAGGCATGATGGATTGTAAGAAAGCTCTTTCTGCAACGGAAGGTGACATGGATAAAGCGATCGACTTTCTGCGTGAAAAAGGAATTGCTAAAGCGGCCAAAAAAGCCGACCGTGTCGCAGCTGAAGGACTAGCTCATATCGTTCAGGAAGATAATCGTGCTGTTATCGTAGAAATTAATTCCGAAACAGACTTTGTTTCTAAAAACGAAGGTTTCATTACTATGGTTGATACGGTTGCCAAGCACGTACTTGCTAACAATCCGGCAACTGTTGAAGAAGCACTTGCTCAGAATTTTGCGGGTGAACAGGAAACGCTTCAGGATTATATTAATTCTCAAATTGCTACGATTGGTGAAAAAATCTCCCTCCGTCGTTTTGAAATTGTAGAGCTTGCAGACAATGAAAATGCAGGCGCGTATATTCACATGGGAGGACGAATCGGTGTTCTTGCAGTTCTTGAAGGTGCTGATCAGGAAACAGCGAAGGACATTGCTATGCACGTAGCAGCAATTAACCCTAAGTATGTGAGCCGGGATGCAGTATCTAAAGAAGAAACTGATCGTGAACGAGAAGTATTAAAGCAGCAGGCTATGAATGAAGGAAAGCCGGAAAGTATCGTCGAGAAAATGGTTGAAGGCCGTCTGGGCAAGTTTTTTGAAGATATCTGCCTTAATGAGCAGGCATTTGTGAAAGACGGCGATCAGAAAGTAGGCAAGTTCGTCGAATCCAAAGGTGGAAATGTCAAGACTTTCTACCGGTATGAAGTAGGCGAAGGTATGGAAAAACGTGAGGACAATTTTGCAGAAGAAGTTATGTCCCAAGTGAAGAAGTAA
- the xerC gene encoding tyrosine recombinase XerC, whose product MHDELSGFLAYLRMEKRASELTTKSYEHDLVKFLHYIEQRWNISAAAVSYVHIREYLTELYAEELARTSVSRKLSSLRSFYTFLLREERIKENPLVLIHAPKQGKKLPSFFYEEELSLLFESVNTSTSLGKRNLALLELLYATGIRVGECVKLDVKDFDLYLETLLVKGKGGKERYVPVGSFAAEALTIYMNEARPLLKPADEALFVNYQGKRLTARGIQKMLNKLSTDASINSRMSPHVLRHTFATHMLNEGADLRTVQELLGHSDLAATQIYTHVTKDRLREVYRRSHPRA is encoded by the coding sequence ATGCATGATGAACTTTCCGGGTTTCTTGCCTACTTACGGATGGAAAAACGCGCATCTGAACTCACTACAAAAAGTTATGAACATGATCTCGTCAAATTTCTTCATTATATAGAGCAGCGCTGGAATATATCTGCCGCTGCGGTTTCGTATGTTCACATCAGGGAATACCTGACGGAGCTTTATGCTGAAGAATTAGCCCGTACCTCCGTATCAAGGAAGCTTTCTTCGCTGCGCTCGTTTTATACTTTTCTTTTAAGGGAAGAGCGGATTAAAGAAAACCCTTTAGTATTAATACACGCTCCGAAACAGGGGAAAAAACTTCCCTCTTTTTTTTATGAAGAAGAACTTTCTCTGCTTTTTGAATCTGTAAACACGTCAACATCCCTTGGTAAGAGAAATCTGGCTTTGCTGGAACTTCTCTATGCTACAGGCATCCGCGTGGGTGAATGCGTGAAGCTTGACGTGAAAGATTTTGATCTGTATCTTGAAACTTTGCTTGTAAAAGGAAAAGGTGGAAAAGAACGATATGTGCCTGTAGGAAGCTTTGCGGCTGAGGCACTGACAATTTACATGAATGAAGCGCGTCCCCTTCTTAAACCTGCTGATGAAGCGCTTTTTGTCAATTATCAGGGGAAAAGGCTGACGGCCCGGGGAATTCAAAAGATGCTCAATAAACTTTCAACAGATGCTTCCATAAATTCCAGAATGAGTCCTCACGTTCTGCGGCATACATTCGCTACTCATATGCTGAATGAAGGTGCAGATCTCCGAACGGTTCAGGAGCTTCTGGGGCACAGCGATTTAGCAGCAACACAAATTTATACTCATGTCACGAAAGACAGACTTCGGGAAGTTTACCGCAGAAGTCACCCGCGTGCATAG
- the topA gene encoding type I DNA topoisomerase — protein sequence MSDYLVIVESPAKAKTIGKYLGKKYVVKASMGHVIDLPKSQMGVDVENDYSPKYITIRGKGPILKELKQAAKKAKRVYLAADPDREGEAIAWHLADSLNIDQDSKCRVVFNEITKQAIKDSFKHPREINTNLVNAQQARRVLDRLVGYNISPLLWKKVKKGLSAGRVQSVAVKLIIDRENEILAFEPEEYWSITAQLEKDGRAFEAKFVSVNGEKKQLTSEQDVNEVLERIDGDVLTVDSVKKRERKRNPVVPFTTSSLQQEAARKLNYRAKKTMMLAQQLYEGIALGKQGTTGLITYMRTDSTRISDTAKNETYDYILDQFGEEYAGTEKKQKQSSNSQDAHEAVRPTSVKHDPKSIKQYLSRDQYRLYKLIWERLVASQMAPAVMDTMAVDMSNNGVQFRANGSKLKFAGFMKVYIEGTDDGKEEKDKLLPDLEEGEETKAEIIEPNQHFTQPPPRFTEARLVKTLEELGIGRPSTYAPTLDTIQRRGYVALEDKRFVPTELGTIVLELIEEFFPEILNVEFTATMESNLDSIEDGEESWVKIIDEFYGGFEKRLRTAEEEMKEVEIKDEPAGEDCEKCGNAMVYKMGRYGKFMACSNFPECRNTKAIVKDIGVSCPTCKEGNVVERKSKKKRIFYGCDRYPECEFISWDKPISRPCPKCEGLLVEKKSKKGVHVQCTECDYKEDVN from the coding sequence ATGTCGGATTACTTAGTAATCGTGGAATCTCCCGCAAAGGCGAAAACTATTGGAAAATATTTAGGGAAAAAGTATGTCGTAAAAGCATCGATGGGGCATGTCATTGATTTACCGAAAAGTCAAATGGGTGTAGACGTAGAAAATGATTATTCTCCTAAGTATATTACGATTCGCGGGAAAGGACCGATTCTTAAAGAGTTAAAACAGGCTGCCAAAAAGGCTAAACGTGTATATCTCGCAGCCGACCCTGATAGAGAGGGCGAAGCGATCGCGTGGCATCTAGCAGACAGCCTGAACATTGATCAGGACTCAAAATGCCGTGTCGTGTTCAATGAGATTACGAAACAGGCTATTAAAGATTCATTTAAACATCCGCGGGAAATCAATACGAATCTTGTTAACGCTCAGCAGGCAAGACGGGTGCTGGACAGACTGGTTGGTTATAACATCAGCCCGCTATTATGGAAAAAAGTTAAAAAAGGATTGAGTGCAGGAAGGGTTCAGTCAGTCGCTGTCAAACTCATCATTGACAGGGAGAATGAAATCCTGGCTTTTGAACCGGAAGAGTACTGGTCAATTACTGCCCAGCTTGAAAAAGATGGCCGGGCTTTTGAAGCTAAATTTGTTTCAGTGAATGGAGAAAAGAAACAGCTTACTTCAGAGCAGGATGTAAATGAAGTCCTGGAGAGAATTGATGGAGATGTACTAACCGTTGATTCGGTGAAAAAAAGGGAACGTAAACGGAACCCGGTTGTTCCATTTACCACCTCTTCCTTACAGCAGGAAGCAGCGAGAAAATTAAATTATCGTGCGAAAAAAACGATGATGCTGGCCCAGCAGCTGTACGAAGGAATTGCTTTAGGAAAGCAGGGAACCACCGGCCTTATTACTTATATGCGTACGGATTCCACGAGAATTTCTGATACGGCGAAAAATGAAACGTATGATTATATTCTTGATCAGTTCGGAGAAGAATATGCCGGTACAGAAAAGAAGCAAAAACAGTCTTCCAATTCTCAGGATGCCCACGAGGCAGTCCGGCCAACCTCCGTGAAACACGATCCTAAATCAATAAAACAATATTTATCAAGGGACCAGTACCGTCTTTACAAATTGATCTGGGAACGCCTCGTTGCCAGTCAAATGGCCCCTGCCGTTATGGATACTATGGCAGTGGATATGTCGAATAACGGCGTTCAGTTCCGTGCAAACGGTTCGAAGTTGAAATTTGCCGGTTTTATGAAAGTTTACATCGAAGGCACCGATGATGGAAAAGAAGAAAAAGATAAACTGCTCCCTGATCTGGAAGAGGGGGAAGAAACTAAAGCAGAAATTATCGAACCAAACCAGCACTTCACCCAGCCTCCGCCGAGATTTACAGAAGCGAGACTGGTGAAAACGTTGGAAGAACTTGGGATAGGCCGCCCTTCCACGTACGCGCCTACCCTGGATACAATTCAGAGAAGAGGATACGTTGCGCTGGAGGATAAACGATTCGTACCTACAGAACTCGGAACAATTGTTTTGGAATTAATCGAAGAGTTTTTCCCTGAAATATTAAATGTGGAATTTACAGCCACGATGGAATCGAATCTTGATTCTATTGAAGACGGTGAGGAATCATGGGTGAAAATCATTGATGAATTCTACGGCGGATTTGAAAAAAGGCTTCGCACAGCTGAAGAAGAAATGAAAGAAGTAGAAATAAAAGATGAGCCCGCCGGGGAAGACTGTGAAAAATGCGGTAATGCCATGGTTTACAAAATGGGGCGTTACGGCAAGTTTATGGCTTGTTCCAATTTTCCTGAATGCAGGAATACGAAAGCTATCGTTAAAGATATCGGGGTTTCCTGCCCCACCTGTAAAGAAGGTAACGTGGTTGAGAGAAAAAGTAAGAAGAAACGAATTTTTTACGGCTGTGACAGATATCCCGAATGCGAATTTATTTCCTGGGATAAGCCAATATCCCGTCCGTGTCCGAAATGTGAAGGACTTCTGGTTGAAAAGAAATCGAAAAAAGGTGTGCACGTTCAGTGTACGGAATGCGATTACAAAGAGGATGTGAACTAG
- the codY gene encoding GTP-sensing pleiotropic transcriptional regulator CodY: MDLLTKTRKINELLQKSGGQAVNFKEMAETLRNVIEANVFIVSRRGKLLGYSIKQEIENQRMKSMLEDRRFPEEYTSGLFNIQETSSNLDVNSDYTAFPVENKELFKNGLTTIVPVQGGGQRLGTLILARLDESFDNDDLLLAEYGATVVGMEILHEKAEEIEQEARSKAVVQMAISSLSYSELEAVEHIFEELDGNEGLLVASKIADRVGITRSVIVNALRKLESAGVIESRSLGMKGTYIKVLNDKFLMELKKHKN; the protein is encoded by the coding sequence ATGGATCTATTAACTAAAACGAGAAAAATAAATGAATTGCTTCAAAAAAGCGGTGGACAGGCGGTTAACTTTAAAGAAATGGCGGAAACACTCCGCAATGTAATCGAAGCCAATGTATTCATCGTTAGCCGTCGTGGAAAACTGCTTGGATACTCTATCAAGCAGGAAATAGAAAATCAGCGAATGAAATCCATGCTGGAAGACCGTCGATTTCCAGAAGAGTATACGAGCGGCCTTTTCAATATACAGGAAACCTCTTCCAATCTGGATGTGAACAGCGACTATACCGCTTTCCCTGTCGAAAATAAAGAGCTGTTTAAAAATGGTCTGACGACGATTGTTCCGGTTCAGGGTGGAGGACAGCGTTTGGGGACATTAATTCTCGCCCGCCTCGACGAGTCATTTGATAATGATGATCTCCTGCTGGCTGAATATGGAGCTACTGTGGTCGGAATGGAAATTCTTCATGAAAAAGCTGAGGAAATCGAGCAGGAAGCACGCAGTAAAGCAGTAGTACAGATGGCTATCAGTTCTCTTTCCTACAGCGAACTGGAAGCAGTTGAGCATATTTTTGAAGAACTTGATGGAAACGAAGGGCTTCTCGTTGCGAGTAAAATTGCAGACCGTGTAGGAATTACGCGTTCCGTAATTGTAAATGCTCTCCGCAAACTTGAAAGTGCAGGAGTTATTGAATCACGCTCTCTTGGCATGAAAGGGACGTATATTAAAGTACTGAATGACAAATTTCTTATGGAATTAAAAAAGCATAAGAACTAA